One segment of Amycolatopsis alba DSM 44262 DNA contains the following:
- a CDS encoding CbtA family protein produces the protein MMRTLLVRGMLAGLVAGVLATLFAYFFGEPSVETSIGLEGTAAHSHSAPGAAPDAHEHAPAEAEAAEEELVTRGVQSTVGLLTGVGLYGVAVGGLFSLAFAFVYGRLGTLRPRVTAALLAGGAFVVVFLVPFLKYPANPPAVGQAGTIGSRTSLYFGFVALSLLIGLLAAAFGRKLADKLGAWRGGLIAAGGYVVLIGVAAALLPSIDEVPAGFPGSTLWTFRLASVGTQVVLWTALGLAFGALAEKALARKEVASPQPG, from the coding sequence ATGATGAGGACCTTGCTGGTCCGCGGCATGCTCGCGGGCCTGGTCGCCGGTGTCCTGGCGACCCTTTTCGCCTACTTCTTCGGTGAGCCTTCGGTCGAGACCTCCATCGGTCTCGAAGGCACCGCCGCGCATTCGCACAGTGCTCCGGGTGCGGCTCCGGACGCGCACGAACACGCTCCCGCCGAGGCCGAGGCCGCGGAGGAAGAGCTCGTCACGCGTGGCGTGCAGAGCACCGTCGGCCTGCTGACCGGCGTCGGCCTGTACGGCGTCGCTGTCGGCGGGCTGTTCTCGCTCGCGTTCGCGTTCGTCTACGGACGGCTCGGCACCTTGCGGCCGCGGGTGACCGCGGCGCTCCTCGCCGGTGGCGCCTTCGTGGTCGTGTTCCTGGTGCCGTTCCTGAAGTACCCGGCGAATCCCCCTGCCGTCGGGCAGGCGGGCACGATCGGGAGCCGGACCTCGCTGTACTTCGGCTTCGTCGCGCTCTCGCTGCTGATCGGTCTCCTCGCGGCGGCGTTCGGCCGGAAGCTGGCCGACAAGCTCGGCGCGTGGCGCGGCGGGCTGATCGCCGCGGGCGGGTACGTCGTGCTGATCGGGGTGGCGGCGGCGCTGCTGCCGTCGATCGACGAGGTCCCTGCCGGGTTCCCCGGTTCCACACTGTGGACCTTCCGGCTGGCGTCGGTCGGCACGCAGGTGGTGCTCTGGACCGCGCTCGGCCTGGCCTTCGGGGCTCTGGCCGAGAAGGCGTTGGCGCGCAAGGAAGTCGCTAGCCCGCAGCCCGGCTGA
- a CDS encoding CbtB domain-containing protein, whose translation MSEAVAAVPVPVRIPVREILPWAVLVILLSLIALYFVSAEQGAVSVFANSYVHEFVHDGRHLLAFPCH comes from the coding sequence ATGTCCGAAGCGGTAGCCGCAGTACCCGTTCCCGTCCGGATCCCCGTCCGAGAGATCCTGCCCTGGGCGGTGCTCGTCATCCTCCTTTCGCTGATCGCGCTGTACTTCGTCAGCGCCGAGCAGGGTGCGGTGTCGGTGTTCGCGAATTCGTACGTCCACGAGTTCGTCCACGACGGCCGGCACCTGCTGGCCTTCCCCTGCCACTAG
- a CDS encoding ROK family protein, translated as MAALDVGGTSIKAALYDADLKDLASLREPTARGADGEALADQVARIVETLGKQAGTGTPDAVGVVIPGIVDDVERVARFSANLDFRDVPFGEMLDSRLGLPFAFGHDVRAGGLAEFRVGAGKGCTDAAFIPVGTGIAAALQLDGKLYAAGGQGGEIGHIDVGHRLPCGCGATGCLEAISSASAIARRYSEHTGRPAEGAEQVVDAARHGDEAAISVVNDALEGLGHGIKTLVTLLAPEVIVLGGGLFTAGDYVLEPVRAWLSANLQFQRMPELRIAQLGDEAGRLGAALLALDRLKP; from the coding sequence GTGGCGGCACTCGATGTCGGCGGAACGTCCATCAAGGCGGCCTTGTACGACGCGGACCTGAAGGACCTGGCCAGCCTGCGTGAGCCGACGGCGCGCGGAGCTGACGGCGAGGCGCTCGCCGACCAGGTCGCGCGGATCGTGGAAACACTGGGCAAGCAGGCGGGCACCGGGACACCCGACGCCGTCGGCGTGGTCATCCCCGGCATCGTCGACGACGTCGAGCGCGTGGCCCGGTTCTCCGCGAACCTCGACTTCCGGGACGTCCCGTTCGGCGAAATGCTCGACAGCAGGCTGGGGCTGCCGTTCGCGTTCGGGCACGACGTCCGCGCCGGCGGGCTCGCGGAGTTCCGCGTCGGCGCCGGCAAGGGCTGCACCGACGCCGCCTTCATCCCGGTCGGCACTGGCATCGCGGCCGCGCTCCAGCTCGACGGCAAGCTGTACGCCGCGGGCGGGCAAGGCGGCGAGATCGGGCATATCGACGTCGGTCACCGGCTGCCGTGCGGCTGCGGCGCGACAGGATGTCTCGAGGCGATCTCCTCCGCGTCGGCCATCGCCCGCCGCTACAGCGAGCACACCGGACGTCCGGCCGAAGGCGCCGAGCAGGTGGTCGACGCCGCCCGGCACGGCGACGAGGCCGCGATCTCCGTGGTCAACGACGCGCTCGAAGGCCTCGGCCACGGCATCAAGACCCTCGTCACCTTGCTCGCGCCGGAGGTCATCGTCCTCGGCGGCGGCCTGTTCACCGCGGGCGACTACGTCCTCGAGCCGGTGCGGGCCTGGCTGAGCGCGAACCTGCAGTTCCAGCGGATGCCGGAACTGCGGATCGCGCAGCTCGGCGACGAGGCGGGCAGGCTCGGCGCGGCCCTGCTCGCTCTGGACCGGCTCAAGCCTTGA
- a CDS encoding DeoR/GlpR family DNA-binding transcription regulator, whose amino-acid sequence MNRHERLTALLDMVGEREKVDVEVSAGELGVSPATIRRDLDHLAGRNLVVRTRGGAVASNVAYDLPLRHKAARNAPEQQRISAAASRMVDPGMVIGLNGGTASTEVGRALATRPDMGEPSGGPLLTVVTNALNIAHELAVRPNIKIVVTGGVARQQSFDLSGPLSHLFLDQISLDLVFLGVDAFDPVHGAQAHHEGDASTNRLMAARARQVVVLADSGKLGGHAFAKICGTADVDVLVTDGRADPERVHAFEEEGVRVVKA is encoded by the coding sequence ATGAACCGGCATGAACGGCTGACGGCTTTATTGGACATGGTGGGAGAGCGGGAAAAAGTCGACGTCGAGGTTTCGGCGGGCGAACTCGGTGTCTCCCCCGCGACGATCCGGCGGGACCTCGATCATCTGGCGGGCCGCAACCTCGTGGTCCGCACGCGCGGCGGCGCCGTCGCGAGCAACGTCGCCTACGACCTTCCGTTGCGGCACAAGGCGGCGCGCAACGCGCCCGAGCAGCAACGGATTTCCGCCGCCGCGTCGAGAATGGTCGATCCGGGCATGGTGATCGGCCTCAACGGCGGCACCGCGAGCACCGAAGTGGGGCGCGCGCTCGCGACCCGGCCGGACATGGGCGAGCCGAGCGGCGGGCCGCTGCTCACCGTGGTGACGAACGCGCTCAACATCGCCCACGAGCTCGCGGTGCGGCCCAACATCAAGATCGTGGTGACCGGCGGGGTCGCGCGACAGCAGTCGTTCGACCTGTCCGGGCCGCTGTCGCATCTGTTCCTCGACCAGATCTCGCTGGATCTGGTGTTCCTCGGGGTGGACGCGTTCGACCCGGTGCACGGCGCGCAGGCGCACCACGAGGGCGACGCGAGCACGAACCGGCTGATGGCCGCCCGCGCCCGTCAGGTCGTCGTGCTCGCCGACAGCGGGAAACTCGGCGGTCACGCCTTCGCGAAGATCTGCGGGACCGCCGATGTCGACGTTCTCGTCACCGACGGCCGCGCGGATCCCGAGCGGGTGCACGCCTTCGAGGAGGAAGGCGTGCGGGTGGTCAAGGCTTGA
- a CDS encoding Dyp-type peroxidase: MPIDLSTPLEWKTATGDAAKMLEELQPNILKAHARDHFSALFLRFSEEKSAKKFLTSLVPLMKSAKVHLTEVERFKTEGAKGSPYVGAGLTSAGYRFLKVVAPQDESFRRGMRTQDTRDRLNDPPRSTFDSGYHDEIHAVVIIADAADAPMTARRNAVLALIPSTISVVAEETGLGRVNSRGEGIEHFGYVDGRSQSLFLVEDIHVEKTGTDGTSVWDPSAPLNQVLVADSAAPDPTVHFGSYLVFRKLEQNVRRFKQAEEALADQLGLTGEDRERAGAMVVGRFEDGTPLTAQRQEGAESPVPNNFDYGSDVSGAKCPFQAHIRKTNPRGSGGAEPLPQERLHLMARRGVPYGERADDPNADLPPSARPSGGVGLLFMAFNAALGNQFEFTQQTWANNPGFPIPPVGVKPPGLDPVIGQGPRPESVYTKDWAGTRTVTADPFPQAVTLKGGDYFFMPSLAFLRGLAGRG; the protein is encoded by the coding sequence ATGCCCATTGATCTGAGCACGCCCTTGGAATGGAAGACGGCGACCGGCGACGCCGCGAAAATGCTCGAAGAACTACAGCCGAACATTCTCAAAGCGCACGCTCGCGACCATTTCTCCGCACTCTTCCTCCGTTTTTCGGAGGAAAAGAGCGCGAAAAAGTTCCTCACGTCGCTCGTCCCGCTGATGAAGTCGGCGAAGGTCCACCTGACCGAGGTCGAACGCTTCAAGACCGAGGGCGCGAAGGGGTCTCCCTACGTCGGCGCCGGGCTGACCTCTGCCGGTTACCGGTTCCTGAAAGTCGTTGCACCGCAAGATGAATCCTTCCGTCGCGGCATGCGCACCCAGGACACCCGCGACAGGCTGAACGATCCGCCCCGCTCCACCTTCGACAGCGGGTACCACGACGAGATCCACGCCGTCGTCATCATCGCCGACGCCGCCGACGCGCCGATGACCGCACGCCGGAACGCGGTTCTCGCGCTGATTCCGTCGACGATTTCCGTCGTCGCCGAGGAAACCGGACTCGGCCGGGTGAATTCGCGCGGCGAGGGGATCGAACATTTCGGTTACGTCGACGGCCGGAGCCAGTCGCTCTTCCTGGTCGAGGACATCCACGTGGAAAAGACGGGAACGGACGGGACCAGCGTCTGGGATCCGAGTGCGCCCTTGAACCAGGTGCTCGTGGCGGATTCCGCGGCCCCGGATCCCACCGTGCATTTCGGCAGTTACCTCGTTTTCCGCAAACTCGAACAGAATGTGCGGCGATTCAAGCAGGCCGAGGAGGCGCTGGCGGATCAGTTGGGGCTCACCGGCGAAGACCGGGAACGCGCGGGGGCGATGGTCGTCGGCCGGTTCGAGGACGGCACACCGCTGACCGCGCAGCGGCAAGAGGGTGCGGAAAGCCCGGTACCGAACAACTTCGACTACGGAAGTGACGTCTCCGGCGCCAAATGCCCCTTCCAGGCGCACATCCGGAAGACGAATCCACGCGGCAGCGGCGGGGCGGAACCACTCCCGCAGGAACGCCTGCACCTGATGGCGCGGCGGGGCGTGCCCTACGGCGAACGGGCCGACGACCCGAACGCCGACCTGCCGCCGTCGGCCCGGCCCAGCGGCGGGGTCGGCCTGTTGTTCATGGCGTTCAACGCGGCGCTGGGCAACCAGTTCGAGTTCACCCAGCAGACCTGGGCGAACAACCCTGGGTTCCCGATTCCCCCGGTCGGGGTGAAGCCGCCGGGCCTCGATCCGGTCATCGGCCAGGGCCCGCGTCCGGAATCCGTCTACACCAAGGACTGGGCGGGGACGCGGACGGTGACCGCGGATCCGTTCCCGCAGGCGGTGACACTGAAGGGCGGCGACTACTTCTTCATGCCCTCACTCGCCTTCCTGCGCGGACTGGCAGGCAGGGGCTGA
- a CDS encoding glutamate synthase subunit beta: MADPKGFLTTTRETPKSRPVDLRLMDWREVYEDFATSKLQKQAGRCMDCGIPFCHQGCPLGNLIPEWNTLTWRDDWRDAAERLHATNNFPEFTGTLCPAPCETACVLGINDDPVTIKRVEISIIDRAFEEGWVTPQEPVAKTGKKVAVIGSGPSGLAAAQQLTRAGHSVVVFERADKIGGLLRYGIPEFKMEKHRLDRRLDQMRAEGTEFRTSVNVGVDVGVEELKSSYDAVVLAGGATAWRDLPIPGREHDGIHQAMEFLPPANRVAAGELGVSPISAEGLDVVVIGGGDTGADCVGTSHRQGAKSVTQLEIMPKPPLSRSGAHPWPTYPMIYRVSSAHEEGGERLYSVNTQEFAADADGRVRALKLVEVRNEGGKFVPVEGTEKELPAQLVLLAMGFVGPEREGLLEALDVKLDQRGNVARDKAFKTSVDNVFVAGDMGRGQSLIVWAIAEGRSAAAGVDAFLTGRDVLPAPIAPTDRPLT; encoded by the coding sequence ATGGCTGACCCCAAGGGCTTTCTGACCACCACGCGCGAGACGCCGAAGAGCCGTCCCGTCGACCTGCGCCTGATGGACTGGCGTGAGGTGTACGAGGACTTCGCGACGTCGAAGCTGCAGAAGCAGGCCGGGCGCTGCATGGACTGCGGTATCCCGTTCTGTCACCAGGGCTGTCCGCTCGGGAATCTCATCCCCGAGTGGAACACGCTGACCTGGCGCGACGATTGGCGTGACGCGGCCGAGCGGCTGCACGCGACCAACAATTTCCCGGAGTTCACCGGGACCCTCTGCCCGGCGCCGTGCGAGACGGCGTGTGTGCTCGGGATCAACGACGATCCCGTCACCATCAAGCGGGTCGAGATCTCGATCATCGACCGGGCCTTCGAGGAAGGCTGGGTCACGCCGCAGGAGCCGGTCGCGAAGACCGGCAAGAAGGTGGCCGTGATCGGGTCCGGCCCGTCGGGACTCGCCGCGGCGCAGCAGCTCACGCGCGCGGGCCACAGTGTCGTGGTCTTCGAGCGGGCCGACAAGATCGGCGGGCTGCTGCGCTACGGCATCCCCGAGTTCAAGATGGAGAAGCACCGGCTCGACCGTCGTCTGGACCAGATGCGGGCCGAGGGCACGGAGTTCCGGACTTCGGTGAACGTCGGCGTCGACGTCGGTGTCGAGGAGCTGAAGTCGTCCTACGACGCCGTGGTCCTCGCCGGTGGCGCGACCGCGTGGCGTGACCTGCCGATCCCCGGCCGGGAGCACGACGGCATCCACCAGGCGATGGAGTTCCTGCCGCCCGCCAACCGCGTCGCGGCCGGTGAGCTGGGCGTGTCGCCGATCAGTGCCGAGGGCCTTGACGTCGTCGTCATCGGCGGCGGCGACACCGGCGCGGACTGCGTCGGGACCTCGCACCGTCAGGGCGCGAAGTCGGTGACGCAGCTGGAGATCATGCCGAAACCGCCGCTTTCGCGGTCCGGCGCGCATCCGTGGCCGACGTACCCGATGATCTACCGCGTCTCGTCCGCGCACGAAGAGGGCGGCGAGCGGCTGTACTCGGTCAACACCCAGGAGTTCGCCGCCGACGCCGACGGCCGGGTGCGGGCGCTGAAGCTGGTCGAGGTGCGCAACGAGGGCGGCAAGTTCGTCCCGGTCGAGGGCACCGAGAAGGAGCTGCCCGCGCAGCTGGTGCTGCTCGCGATGGGCTTCGTCGGCCCGGAGCGGGAAGGCCTGCTGGAGGCGCTCGACGTCAAGCTGGACCAGCGCGGCAACGTCGCCCGCGACAAGGCGTTCAAGACCAGCGTCGACAACGTGTTCGTGGCAGGCGACATGGGCCGTGGCCAGTCGCTCATCGTGTGGGCGATCGCCGAAGGCCGCTCCGCCGCGGCCGGGGTGGACGCGTTCCTCACCGGACGGGACGTCCTGCCCGCACCGATCGCCCCGACCGACCGGCCCCTCACCTAG